A window of the Desulfobacula toluolica Tol2 genome harbors these coding sequences:
- a CDS encoding peptidase U32 family protein: MSLNTPKILAPAGDKNSFLAAIAAGADAIYCGLKMFSARMEAENFSIEELAKLTTLAKSKNILVYIAFNCIIKESEQEKVFKILCKLCRYVDFDALIVQDLAMINLANKAGLNKELHLSTLGNCTFPSGLKTANQLGFKKVVLPREFSIDEIKEMAKHTPAEDMELEMFVHGALCYSISGRCYWSSWFGGKSSLRGRCVQPCRRMYEQKGHKKRHFSCMDFSADVLVKILKQIPEITTWKIEGRKKSPHYVYYAVKAYKLLRDDPKKKKEALSFLDYAMGREFSHYNLLSQRIMNPLEHSSETASGLFAGRIQNPASPFFITREALLPSDLLRIGFEDDQFHSIQRVTRAVPKKGKFFLSKQSKFKVKKGTPVYLIDRRGAELATVIKSLDAELQDIETTSIRPVENRFKTQIVPKTVKSKNRTREITLSRGRLQQQNNTAETGVWISAQGYSSPPSPKNWLWLDPILFPGEESICSEYIAKAQKKGAKNFVLNALWQLSLFKNPKQLNLWAGPFCNITNSMTITTLKSSGFSGAIVSPELDQQTFCSLPQTSALPLGVVIYGNWPLSISRVISKDLKINQAFTSPKGETAWISKHNNNYFVFPNWYLDLTSKKEQLKKAGFSLFVNIHENIPRGIKIKNRPGLWNWDLKLL, encoded by the coding sequence ATGAGCTTAAATACCCCAAAAATTCTTGCACCAGCCGGTGATAAAAATTCATTTTTAGCTGCCATTGCAGCAGGTGCTGATGCTATATACTGTGGCCTGAAAATGTTTTCCGCACGCATGGAAGCTGAGAACTTCAGTATTGAAGAACTTGCAAAACTTACAACACTTGCAAAATCCAAAAATATTTTAGTCTATATTGCGTTTAATTGCATTATCAAAGAATCCGAACAGGAAAAAGTGTTCAAAATCCTTTGCAAACTGTGCAGGTATGTTGATTTTGATGCCCTGATCGTCCAGGATCTTGCCATGATAAACCTGGCAAACAAAGCAGGTTTAAACAAAGAACTGCACCTTTCCACCCTGGGCAATTGCACTTTCCCTTCCGGCTTGAAAACCGCAAACCAATTGGGATTTAAAAAAGTTGTCTTGCCAAGGGAATTTAGTATTGATGAAATCAAAGAAATGGCAAAACATACTCCTGCAGAAGACATGGAACTTGAAATGTTTGTCCACGGAGCGCTTTGCTATTCTATTTCCGGGCGATGCTATTGGAGTTCATGGTTTGGTGGAAAAAGTTCCCTGAGGGGCAGGTGTGTTCAACCCTGCAGAAGGATGTACGAACAAAAAGGGCACAAAAAAAGACATTTTTCCTGTATGGATTTTTCCGCTGATGTGCTGGTAAAAATATTAAAACAAATCCCTGAAATAACCACCTGGAAAATTGAAGGCCGAAAAAAAAGCCCCCATTATGTTTATTATGCGGTTAAAGCATATAAACTCTTGCGAGATGATCCTAAAAAAAAAAAGGAGGCTCTTTCCTTTCTTGATTATGCCATGGGCAGAGAATTCAGCCATTACAATCTGCTGTCACAACGGATCATGAATCCTTTGGAACACTCATCAGAAACAGCTTCAGGACTGTTTGCAGGACGAATACAAAATCCTGCATCTCCTTTTTTTATAACAAGGGAAGCCCTCTTACCTTCAGATCTTTTAAGAATAGGCTTTGAAGATGATCAATTTCATAGCATTCAAAGAGTCACCCGGGCTGTGCCTAAAAAAGGCAAATTCTTTTTAAGCAAACAGTCTAAATTTAAAGTTAAAAAAGGAACTCCTGTCTATCTTATAGACAGAAGAGGAGCAGAACTTGCAACTGTTATTAAAAGCCTTGATGCAGAACTTCAAGACATAGAAACAACATCCATACGTCCTGTTGAGAATAGATTTAAGACTCAAATTGTTCCAAAAACTGTAAAATCGAAAAATAGAACCAGGGAAATCACCCTTTCAAGGGGAAGGCTTCAACAACAAAACAATACGGCAGAGACAGGCGTATGGATTTCTGCCCAGGGATACTCCTCACCTCCATCGCCCAAGAACTGGCTGTGGCTGGACCCTATTTTATTTCCAGGTGAAGAATCAATATGTTCCGAGTATATTGCTAAAGCACAGAAAAAAGGAGCAAAAAACTTTGTTTTAAATGCTTTATGGCAGCTTTCTTTGTTTAAAAATCCAAAGCAGTTAAATCTTTGGGCAGGACCTTTTTGCAATATCACCAACAGCATGACGATAACTACTTTAAAATCTTCAGGATTTTCAGGTGCCATCGTCAGCCCGGAGCTTGATCAGCAAACTTTTTGTTCTTTGCCTCAAACAAGCGCCCTGCCCCTTGGTGTGGTAATTTATGGCAACTGGCCATTGAGTATTTCAAGGGTTATTTCCAAAGATCTGAAAATAAACCAGGCGTTTACAAGCCCTAAAGGAGAAACCGCCTGGATTTCAAAACACAATAATAATTATTTTGTTTTTCCCAATTGGTATCTGGATTTAACATCAAAAAAAGAACAACTGAAAAAAGCCGGATTTTCACTATTTGTCAATATCCATGAGAATATACCCCGCGGCATAAAAATCAAAAACCGGCCAGGCCTGTGGAACTGGGACTTGAAATTGTTGTGA
- a CDS encoding transferase — protein MDQLKQLNDRIISRVNINLEEFGFDTESFVKNSLEYDKMLKFYAFYGITSRHPIYFHFKKSNLAGSYFFGKCYVGRSTIYKSDIRGDELKRKGDTIRCSKNIPLVEDETITIKDSLLYKTLVHSNSHNPESPEEFGIRNTISAHYANIHGSTLEGCFLGPFATVDLMNLHSCIVGEFSYVQTGELFHRKIDPGTVWIRNHNFEFKYKFEKEILDDFVGVNSLYQPRGIIYDFVKEREQDYEKLFDVVNLEPIDAPATSAVSRYAVVLSKTHIGENVLVAQSAFLDNAVMGDGSNAQENSYIIHSTLVGLNVTAHGGKIIHSNIGFETFVGFNSFLNGKPDATIDIGEGCIVMPHTIIDPDVPIKIPGEHLIWGFIRSEDDLRNNTISLDKLADVRDSLRIGRMVFSGKGSVFIDGFKRRISQILLANGALFNNGEKRGHAQDDQNISFNTIQPYTTGELNGLYPSIRIKP, from the coding sequence ATGGATCAGTTAAAGCAACTTAATGATAGAATTATCAGTCGTGTTAATATTAATTTAGAAGAGTTTGGTTTTGATACGGAAAGTTTTGTAAAAAATTCCCTTGAATATGATAAAATGTTAAAATTTTATGCGTTTTATGGTATTACCTCTCGACACCCCATTTATTTTCATTTCAAAAAGTCAAATCTTGCCGGCAGTTATTTTTTTGGGAAATGTTATGTGGGAAGATCTACCATATACAAAAGTGACATAAGGGGGGATGAATTAAAAAGAAAAGGTGATACGATACGTTGTTCAAAGAATATTCCCCTTGTTGAAGATGAAACAATCACTATAAAGGACAGTCTTCTTTATAAAACGCTGGTACACAGCAACTCGCATAACCCTGAGAGTCCTGAAGAATTTGGCATTCGAAATACTATTTCAGCCCATTACGCAAATATTCATGGGTCAACCCTTGAAGGATGTTTTCTGGGGCCTTTTGCAACCGTGGATTTGATGAACCTGCATTCCTGCATTGTCGGTGAATTTTCCTATGTTCAGACAGGGGAGCTTTTTCACAGGAAAATTGATCCCGGAACAGTGTGGATAAGAAATCACAATTTTGAATTTAAATATAAATTTGAAAAAGAAATTCTGGATGATTTTGTAGGGGTGAATTCTTTATATCAGCCCCGCGGCATCATATACGATTTTGTTAAGGAACGGGAGCAGGATTACGAGAAGTTATTTGATGTAGTGAATCTTGAACCCATAGATGCGCCGGCAACTTCAGCTGTCAGCAGATATGCGGTTGTTTTAAGTAAAACACATATTGGTGAAAACGTTCTTGTCGCTCAAAGTGCTTTTTTGGATAATGCTGTAATGGGAGACGGGTCCAATGCCCAGGAAAATTCTTATATTATTCATTCAACCCTTGTCGGCTTGAATGTGACGGCACATGGCGGGAAAATAATACATTCAAACATTGGATTTGAAACCTTTGTCGGATTTAATTCATTTTTAAATGGAAAACCTGATGCAACCATTGACATTGGTGAAGGATGTATTGTTATGCCGCATACAATCATAGATCCTGATGTGCCCATTAAAATACCTGGAGAACATCTGATATGGGGGTTTATCCGTTCTGAAGACGATTTGAGAAACAACACCATTTCATTGGATAAACTTGCTGATGTAAGGGATAGTTTGCGAATAGGAAGAATGGTTTTTTCCGGCAAGGGTTCTGTTTTTATTGATGGCTTCAAAAGGAGAATCAGTCAAATTTTATTGGCAAATGGAGCTCTTTTTAATAATGGTGAAAAACGAGGCCATGCCCAGGATGACCAGAACATATCTTTTAACACCATTCAGCCATATACTACGGGAGAACTTAATGGCTTGTATCCTTCCATAAGGATTAAACCATAG
- a CDS encoding S66 peptidase family protein, with translation MIEISNYRMGTTPLQPGGVLGVCAPSSRFDPETLNRGIRVLEQLGFEVRVPEEIFQKKRYLAGDDKLRAGLINRLFSDPDIDAIICARGGFGAMRVLDHLNWNLIRHHTKPFIGFSDCTAILLSIIDQTGNKVIHGPNVVSFADAPQKTIDSFYDTIQDSVDAIKVSAGQIIKPGKCTGVLKGGNITTIAHLLGTRFQPDFKNCVLFMEDIGEPAYKIDRMLTQMKMAGLFVGIRGVITGSFENCDNIEYLKEILSEIFDEYTVPVLSGLDAGHGKINLSLCMGTDVEIDTVNSRIHWI, from the coding sequence ATGATAGAGATCAGCAATTATAGGATGGGCACAACACCTTTACAACCGGGGGGGGTATTAGGTGTCTGCGCGCCATCCTCTCGCTTTGACCCTGAAACATTAAACAGGGGAATCCGGGTTTTAGAACAGTTGGGGTTTGAGGTTAGAGTTCCTGAAGAAATCTTTCAAAAGAAGAGGTATCTTGCAGGGGATGATAAGCTGCGAGCAGGTCTGATAAACAGGCTTTTTTCAGATCCTGACATTGATGCAATTATTTGCGCCCGGGGTGGGTTTGGTGCTATGCGAGTCCTGGATCATCTGAATTGGAATCTGATCAGGCATCATACCAAACCGTTTATTGGGTTCTCTGATTGTACGGCAATATTGCTTTCTATCATTGATCAAACAGGAAACAAAGTTATTCACGGCCCCAATGTGGTTTCATTTGCCGACGCCCCTCAAAAAACCATTGATTCTTTTTATGATACCATCCAGGATTCGGTTGACGCCATTAAAGTTTCAGCCGGGCAAATCATCAAACCCGGTAAGTGTACAGGCGTATTAAAAGGGGGCAATATCACCACCATTGCCCATCTGCTGGGGACACGGTTTCAACCGGACTTTAAGAATTGTGTTCTGTTCATGGAAGACATTGGAGAACCGGCATATAAGATTGACCGTATGCTGACTCAGATGAAAATGGCCGGATTGTTTGTTGGTATCCGGGGTGTCATTACAGGGTCTTTTGAGAACTGTGACAATATTGAATACCTGAAAGAAATCCTGTCGGAAATATTTGATGAGTATACTGTTCCCGTGTTGTCAGGCTTGGATGCCGGTCATGGCAAGATTAATTTATCTTTATGCATGGGAACTGATGTTGAAATAGATACGGTAAATTCAAGAATCCACTGGATTTAA
- a CDS encoding serine hydrolase domain-containing protein: protein MGKDKISKLMEQAILKGIFPGAVLLCAVNQKIVFFEAYGMADLFNKRKMRKDSIFDLASLTKPLATALAVLKLVEKRQVFLDQKIGSILEEFKTSDKADITIDMLLRHTSGFPAHREYFKKIITTDKLPRQCLRDFLVHEPLENRVNTCQVYSDLGFMLIAWIIETITCQRLDHFVSEQIYRPLGIDDLFFIKLNQHNEKLKKYRQKIVATQQCPWRKRVLAGEVDDDNAWAAGGIEGHAGLFGSADSIYKLCCEILNAVQNKKTIVLPPDIIKSFVLKKNKYDMVAGFDTPSKENSSSGRYFSKSSIGHLGFTGTSFWIDPEISKIIIFLTNRVHPLRSNEGIKKFRPQLHDLIHAQLI, encoded by the coding sequence ATGGGAAAAGATAAAATTTCCAAGCTGATGGAACAGGCGATTTTAAAGGGTATTTTTCCGGGTGCAGTCTTATTGTGTGCCGTAAATCAGAAAATAGTCTTTTTTGAAGCTTATGGAATGGCAGATCTTTTTAATAAAAGAAAAATGAGAAAAGACAGTATCTTTGATCTTGCCTCCTTGACAAAACCTTTGGCTACAGCACTTGCCGTATTAAAGCTTGTTGAAAAAAGACAGGTTTTTTTGGATCAGAAGATCGGATCCATTCTGGAAGAATTTAAAACAAGTGATAAAGCAGATATTACTATTGATATGCTGCTTAGACACACTTCAGGCTTTCCAGCTCACCGTGAATATTTTAAAAAAATCATAACAACAGACAAATTGCCCAGGCAATGCCTTAGAGATTTTCTTGTCCATGAACCGCTTGAAAATAGAGTTAATACATGTCAGGTTTACAGCGATCTTGGCTTTATGCTCATTGCATGGATCATTGAAACGATAACCTGTCAAAGGCTGGATCATTTTGTATCAGAGCAGATATATCGTCCCCTTGGAATTGATGACCTGTTTTTTATAAAACTGAATCAACACAATGAAAAATTAAAAAAGTACCGGCAAAAAATTGTTGCCACCCAGCAATGCCCTTGGAGAAAAAGAGTTCTTGCTGGAGAAGTGGATGATGACAATGCCTGGGCTGCAGGAGGGATAGAAGGGCATGCCGGGCTTTTTGGTAGCGCCGATTCAATATATAAACTTTGCTGTGAAATATTGAATGCAGTGCAGAATAAAAAAACAATTGTCTTGCCACCTGATATTATAAAAAGTTTTGTATTAAAGAAAAATAAGTATGACATGGTCGCAGGGTTTGATACCCCTTCAAAAGAAAATTCTTCTTCAGGCCGATATTTTTCAAAATCATCCATAGGTCATCTTGGATTTACAGGAACCTCTTTCTGGATTGATCCTGAAATATCAAAGATAATTATTTTTCTAACCAATCGGGTACATCCGTTAAGATCCAATGAAGGGATTAAAAAATTTCGTCCGCAACTGCATGATTTAATACATGCTCAATTAATATGA
- a CDS encoding rod shape-determining protein: protein MNFITDSLLGAFSNDLAIDLGTANTLVYVKGKGIVLSEPSVVAVRTDRMSRSKVLAVGAEAKRMLGRTPGNIVAIRPMRDGVIADFEITEAMLKHFIRKVHNNRKTLVRPRIVIAVPSGITQVEKRAVRESAESAGAREVFLIEEPMAAAIGAGLPITEPTCNMVVDIGGGTTEVAVISLAGVVYTRSLRVAGDKMDASISKHIKRKYNLLIGERTAEIIKTTIGNAYPDPDNIETIEVKGRDLVSGIPKILAIDSEEVRVAISEQIEAIVETVRIALEQTPPELAADIVDSGIVLTGGGALLKNLDKLLNEKSGLPIVVADDPLSTVALGCGKVLDSIEILKEVVIN from the coding sequence ATGAATTTTATAACTGACTCTTTGCTTGGCGCGTTTTCTAATGATTTGGCAATTGATCTTGGAACCGCAAATACACTTGTATATGTAAAAGGAAAAGGAATTGTATTGAGTGAGCCCTCTGTTGTTGCAGTCAGAACCGATAGAATGTCAAGAAGCAAAGTCCTTGCTGTGGGTGCTGAAGCAAAAAGAATGCTGGGCCGTACACCGGGTAATATTGTCGCAATCAGGCCAATGAGAGATGGTGTGATTGCTGATTTTGAGATTACAGAGGCAATGTTAAAGCATTTTATCCGAAAAGTTCACAACAACCGCAAAACTCTTGTTCGTCCCAGAATTGTTATAGCAGTGCCGTCCGGTATTACCCAGGTTGAGAAAAGAGCTGTCAGGGAATCGGCAGAATCCGCCGGAGCAAGGGAAGTTTTTTTGATTGAAGAACCAATGGCTGCAGCTATTGGTGCGGGCCTGCCCATTACAGAGCCGACTTGTAATATGGTTGTTGATATCGGCGGCGGAACAACGGAAGTTGCTGTTATTTCTCTTGCCGGTGTCGTTTACACACGATCTTTAAGGGTTGCTGGAGACAAGATGGACGCGTCCATCAGCAAACATATAAAACGCAAATATAATCTTTTGATTGGGGAGCGGACAGCAGAGATAATCAAAACAACCATTGGAAACGCATATCCTGACCCTGATAATATTGAAACCATAGAGGTTAAGGGCAGGGATCTTGTGTCAGGTATCCCTAAAATTCTTGCCATTGATTCCGAAGAAGTCAGGGTTGCTATTTCCGAACAGATCGAAGCAATTGTTGAAACAGTTCGAATTGCCCTTGAACAGACACCTCCCGAGCTTGCTGCAGATATCGTAGATTCCGGAATTGTGTTAACAGGTGGAGGTGCATTGTTGAAAAATCTTGACAAGCTTCTCAACGAAAAAAGCGGGCTTCCCATTGTCGTTGCCGATGATCCTTTGTCTACGGTTGCGCTGGGTTGCGGGAAAGTCTTAGACTCCATTGAAATTTTGAAAGAAGTCGTAATTAACTGA
- the mreC gene encoding rod shape-determining protein MreC gives MGSTESLPAQGLERLFISITSPIQQGVTKTIHFTRNIWNTYFMTVLAVQENVELKKQLEKTIEIKNQCKELKLENIRLKKFVDFTGLVPDTYVAAQVIARDPSPWFKTIMIDKGEKDGLVKGSPVLVSEGIVGQTIKVAHNYSRVLLITDRNSAVDALVQNSRVRGIVKGNNTVKCSFVYALRKDEVKEGEMIISSGFDQVFPKGLKIGSVLKVTKVHSQLFQDIIIETSVDFDKIEEVLVLKNIR, from the coding sequence ATGGGCAGTACTGAATCTTTGCCAGCTCAAGGCCTTGAACGATTATTTATTTCCATCACATCTCCGATTCAGCAGGGTGTTACTAAAACTATTCATTTTACACGCAATATCTGGAACACATATTTTATGACCGTCCTTGCAGTTCAAGAGAATGTTGAACTAAAAAAGCAACTTGAAAAAACAATAGAAATTAAAAATCAGTGCAAAGAATTGAAACTTGAAAATATCCGGCTTAAGAAATTTGTTGATTTTACCGGCTTGGTTCCAGATACTTATGTGGCAGCTCAAGTTATTGCAAGAGATCCATCTCCATGGTTTAAAACCATTATGATTGATAAAGGGGAGAAAGATGGTCTTGTAAAAGGAAGTCCCGTGCTTGTTTCCGAAGGAATTGTCGGACAAACAATTAAAGTTGCACACAATTACTCCAGAGTTCTTTTGATCACTGACAGAAACTCTGCTGTTGATGCGCTTGTTCAAAATTCCAGGGTACGAGGTATTGTAAAAGGAAACAATACGGTCAAATGTTCTTTTGTATATGCATTGAGAAAGGATGAGGTCAAAGAGGGCGAAATGATTATTTCATCCGGTTTTGATCAGGTATTTCCCAAAGGGCTTAAAATAGGCAGTGTTTTAAAAGTGACAAAAGTTCATTCTCAACTTTTCCAGGATATCATCATAGAGACCAGTGTTGATTTTGACAAAATAGAAGAAGTCCTTGTGTTGAAAAATATCAGATGA
- the mrdA gene encoding penicillin-binding protein 2, whose translation MIEFSKNSDRELIKQRLVGASICILLVFAILFLRLVYLQIIKGEEYRLLSEKNAVRLKSIKSSRGLIFDRNNRLLVDNRPSFNLKIVLEDAGDVEKTVKKLAELIRIPLQELMDTIDRAGKGSFYKAVTLKDDISREQLAIVESHKFDLPGIHIDIEPTRHYIHKKTAAHLLGYLGQVNSTELRSGKYPDIKTGDSIGRYGIEKSFEKYLQGKRGGRQIEVDANGRTIKILKTVEPIAGLDLNLTLDLDLQKTAEKLFDNRDGAVVAIDPNNGDILVMASNPSFDQNDFIGGISTKNWETLISNPGKPMTNKAIQAEYPPASTYKIITSFAALEEKHIDSHSTVYCPGFLKYGNRRYRCWNKHGHGEMNVIKALTQSCDVFFYQAGDKAGVDTLAQYAKGCGLGKKTGIMLDNERKGLVPTSAWKKKRYNEAWQGGETLSIAIGQGFNLVTPLQMAVFMAAVGNGGTLYRPIIVKTIEDSHGSIIKKIDPEITGSLPASSETLDIVRKGLLNVVQGDRGTARGIRLTGIEIAGKTGTAQVFSIKKGEKIDPEKLRYNLRDHAWFIAYAPAEKPVIAVSVIIEHGEHGSSSAAPVAGALIEQYIQTLSQKETVME comes from the coding sequence TTGATCGAATTCAGTAAAAATTCGGATAGAGAATTGATAAAGCAAAGGCTTGTAGGCGCAAGTATCTGCATTCTTCTTGTCTTTGCTATTTTGTTCCTTAGATTGGTATATCTTCAAATTATCAAGGGTGAAGAATACAGGCTTTTGTCTGAAAAAAATGCCGTGCGCCTTAAAAGTATTAAATCCTCCAGGGGCCTGATTTTTGACAGGAATAACAGACTTTTGGTTGATAACAGACCTTCGTTTAATCTCAAGATTGTGCTTGAAGATGCAGGAGATGTTGAAAAGACAGTCAAAAAACTTGCAGAATTGATTCGTATACCTCTCCAGGAACTCATGGATACAATTGATCGTGCAGGAAAAGGTTCGTTTTACAAGGCTGTGACATTAAAAGATGATATCTCAAGGGAACAGCTTGCCATTGTTGAATCTCATAAATTTGATCTTCCTGGTATTCATATTGATATAGAACCCACACGACATTATATCCATAAAAAAACTGCTGCTCATCTTTTAGGGTATTTAGGTCAGGTAAACAGCACTGAATTGAGAAGTGGTAAATATCCTGATATCAAGACAGGAGACTCAATCGGCAGGTATGGTATTGAAAAAAGTTTTGAAAAATATCTTCAGGGAAAAAGAGGAGGGCGGCAGATAGAAGTCGATGCCAATGGGAGGACGATTAAGATTTTGAAAACAGTTGAACCAATTGCAGGGCTTGATTTGAATCTTACATTGGATCTTGATTTGCAGAAGACGGCAGAGAAATTGTTTGACAACAGGGATGGTGCTGTTGTCGCTATTGATCCTAACAATGGGGATATTCTTGTGATGGCAAGCAATCCAAGTTTCGATCAAAATGATTTTATCGGCGGCATCAGTACAAAAAATTGGGAAACATTGATTTCCAATCCGGGTAAACCAATGACCAACAAAGCAATTCAGGCAGAATACCCCCCGGCATCCACATACAAAATAATTACCTCATTTGCAGCCCTCGAAGAAAAACATATCGACAGTCATTCAACGGTATATTGTCCGGGGTTTTTAAAATATGGTAATAGACGCTATCGTTGCTGGAATAAACATGGGCATGGCGAGATGAATGTTATTAAAGCCCTTACGCAATCATGTGATGTTTTTTTTTATCAGGCGGGAGACAAAGCAGGTGTGGATACGCTGGCACAATATGCAAAGGGCTGTGGACTTGGGAAAAAAACAGGTATTATGCTTGATAATGAAAGAAAAGGGCTTGTCCCGACTTCTGCCTGGAAAAAGAAACGATACAATGAAGCCTGGCAAGGCGGGGAGACCCTTTCAATTGCTATAGGGCAGGGTTTTAACCTGGTTACTCCCCTTCAAATGGCTGTCTTTATGGCAGCTGTGGGAAACGGGGGAACTTTGTACCGGCCTATAATCGTCAAAACCATTGAAGACAGCCATGGAAGTATTATTAAGAAAATAGATCCTGAAATTACCGGAAGTTTGCCGGCAAGCTCAGAAACATTGGATATTGTTAGAAAGGGTCTTTTAAACGTTGTTCAGGGTGACCGGGGGACCGCAAGAGGAATTAGGCTCACAGGTATTGAAATAGCTGGTAAGACAGGGACTGCACAGGTTTTCAGTATTAAAAAAGGTGAAAAGATAGATCCTGAAAAGTTACGGTATAATTTGCGGGATCATGCATGGTTTATTGCTTATGCTCCAGCTGAAAAGCCGGTTATTGCGGTTTCTGTGATCATTGAACATGGAGAACACGGATCAAGTTCAGCAGCACCTGTTGCAGGAGCTTTAATTGAGCAATATATTCAAACTTTATCACAAAAAGAAACCGTAATGGAGTAA
- the rodA gene encoding rod shape-determining protein RodA — protein sequence MFDRRLIKNFDWGLVLLIFLIGSVGLVILFSALTAGNDTGTIPVLFKKQIMWMGAGLFIIMIAVMIDFKELDKLNLFIYMFCIGLLISVILFGQIGGGSRRWLVLGPLRIQPSELMKIALIISLASVYSTSISQTGLNFRKLIKPFVLCTIPFVLIVNQPDLGTGLLLLLIAGSITLFVKLERRVFFTLSGLCIAAAPLVWFVLKDYQKFRILTFLNPDRDPLGSGYHIIQSKIAIGSGMLTGKGFLKGTQNALSFLPEQHTDFIVSVLAEEWGLLGCSVLLILYVFILFWGVNIAYGCRNMFGSILAFGITIMIFWQIFINIGMVMGLMPVVGVPLPLVSYGGSSVITNMVGFGILLNISMRKFSSK from the coding sequence ATGTTTGACCGGAGACTGATAAAAAATTTTGATTGGGGATTGGTTTTATTGATTTTTTTAATCGGGTCTGTGGGGCTTGTTATTTTATTCAGTGCGTTGACTGCAGGAAATGATACAGGAACAATTCCTGTCTTGTTTAAAAAACAAATTATGTGGATGGGTGCAGGGTTGTTTATAATCATGATAGCAGTGATGATTGATTTTAAGGAACTGGACAAATTAAATTTATTTATTTATATGTTCTGCATTGGACTTTTGATCAGCGTTATTCTTTTCGGGCAAATTGGGGGTGGATCACGACGATGGCTTGTACTTGGTCCATTAAGAATTCAGCCGTCTGAATTGATGAAAATTGCTTTGATCATAAGCCTTGCTTCGGTATATTCAACTTCAATATCCCAGACAGGACTCAATTTTAGGAAATTGATTAAGCCGTTTGTTTTATGTACAATTCCATTTGTTTTAATCGTAAACCAGCCTGATCTTGGAACTGGATTGCTTTTGCTTTTAATTGCCGGCTCAATTACCCTTTTTGTCAAATTGGAACGAAGGGTTTTTTTTACTCTGTCAGGGTTGTGTATTGCTGCCGCACCCTTGGTATGGTTTGTTTTAAAAGATTATCAAAAATTCAGAATTTTAACTTTTTTAAATCCTGACCGTGATCCGCTTGGCAGCGGATACCATATTATTCAATCAAAAATAGCCATTGGATCGGGAATGCTGACAGGTAAGGGGTTTTTAAAAGGAACACAGAATGCACTTTCTTTTTTGCCTGAACAGCATACTGATTTTATTGTTTCTGTTCTTGCCGAAGAGTGGGGACTTTTGGGATGCAGTGTTTTGCTGATATTATATGTTTTTATCTTGTTCTGGGGTGTGAATATTGCGTATGGCTGCCGGAATATGTTTGGCTCTATTTTAGCATTTGGTATTACAATTATGATTTTTTGGCAGATTTTTATCAATATAGGCATGGTCATGGGACTCATGCCCGTTGTTGGCGTGCCTTTGCCCCTTGTGTCCTATGGAGGTTCTTCTGTGATTACCAATATGGTGGGATTTGGAATTCTTTTGAATATCAGTATGCGTAAATTTTCTTCCAAATAA